In a genomic window of Streptomyces sp. SJL17-4:
- a CDS encoding ABC transporter permease — translation MGVVTDAWGWLTTGAHWTGEEGVGQRLAEHVYVSGAALLIAAALALPLGLWLGHLGRGGALAVNVSNVGRAIPVFAVLALFMVSPLRNAGYVPTVVALVLFAIPPLLTNAYVGVREVDPAAVRAARGMGMTGGQLFRQVELPLARPVVMTGVRSAAVQVVATATVAAMVGQGGLGRIITAGFATYDTAQVVAGAVLVALLALLVEGVLVGADRLFFPRFEPRRDQRFEPRPGQRRDQRFDRLSKR, via the coding sequence ATGGGCGTAGTGACGGATGCCTGGGGCTGGCTCACCACCGGCGCGCACTGGACGGGCGAGGAGGGCGTCGGACAGCGGCTCGCCGAGCATGTGTACGTGAGCGGGGCGGCGCTGCTGATCGCCGCGGCGCTCGCACTGCCGCTGGGCCTCTGGCTCGGCCACCTCGGCCGGGGCGGGGCCCTCGCGGTGAACGTCTCGAACGTGGGGCGGGCGATCCCCGTCTTCGCGGTCCTCGCCCTGTTCATGGTGTCCCCCCTGCGGAACGCCGGATACGTGCCGACCGTCGTGGCCCTCGTGCTGTTCGCGATACCCCCGCTCCTCACCAACGCGTACGTGGGGGTGCGGGAGGTGGACCCGGCCGCGGTGCGGGCCGCGCGGGGCATGGGGATGACCGGCGGGCAGCTGTTCCGTCAGGTCGAACTGCCGCTGGCCCGGCCGGTGGTGATGACCGGGGTGCGCTCGGCGGCGGTGCAGGTGGTGGCCACGGCGACGGTCGCGGCGATGGTCGGCCAGGGCGGCCTGGGCCGGATCATCACGGCCGGCTTCGCCACCTACGACACGGCGCAGGTCGTCGCGGGCGCGGTCCTCGTGGCCCTGCTCGCCCTCCTGGTGGAGGGCGTCCTGGTGGGCGCCGACCGGCTGTTCTTTCCACGCTTCGAGCCACGACGTGATCAACGATTCGAGCCACGGCCCGGCCAACGACGTGATCAACGATTCGATCGACTGAGCAAACGCTGA
- a CDS encoding ABC transporter substrate-binding protein, translating to MGDLVNRVSRIAGAVLGTAALTVALAACGGDSLEEGKKKGSGDAGGAGNSGGAEKGSLVVGAAAFTEAKVLAELYAQALRDAGYSVSITTVKNRELYEPSLEKGEIDVVPEYAATIAEFLNAKVNGPKAPEEKPVASGDATATVEALRKLAEPRGLKVLAVGEAVDQNAFAVTKEFAEKNKLKTLSDLGGSKLKVKIAAGDECAVRPFCAPGLKKTYGIDVTGIDPKGVGTPQAKQAVKDGVDQLVLTTTTDATVDSYGLVFLEDDKKLQNADNVLPVVNAKDAGSADIAAALDKITKVLTTADLAELNRKVDAERAKPEDVAKEYLETKGLLNK from the coding sequence ATGGGTGATCTCGTGAACAGGGTCTCGCGTATCGCGGGCGCGGTGCTGGGGACGGCGGCGCTGACCGTCGCGCTGGCCGCGTGCGGCGGTGACAGCCTGGAGGAGGGCAAGAAGAAGGGCTCGGGAGACGCCGGGGGCGCCGGGAACTCCGGCGGCGCGGAGAAGGGCTCCCTGGTGGTCGGCGCGGCGGCCTTCACCGAGGCCAAGGTGCTCGCCGAGCTGTACGCCCAGGCGCTGCGGGACGCCGGATACTCCGTATCCATCACCACCGTGAAGAATCGCGAGCTGTACGAGCCCTCGCTGGAGAAGGGCGAGATCGACGTCGTCCCCGAATACGCGGCGACCATCGCGGAATTCCTCAACGCGAAGGTGAACGGGCCGAAGGCGCCCGAGGAGAAGCCGGTCGCCTCCGGTGACGCGACGGCCACGGTCGAGGCGCTGCGGAAGCTCGCCGAACCGCGCGGCCTGAAGGTGCTCGCGGTCGGTGAGGCGGTCGATCAGAACGCGTTCGCGGTGACGAAGGAATTCGCCGAGAAGAACAAGCTGAAGACGCTTTCCGATCTCGGCGGCTCGAAGCTGAAGGTGAAGATCGCCGCCGGTGACGAATGCGCGGTACGGCCGTTCTGCGCGCCCGGCCTGAAGAAGACGTACGGGATCGACGTGACCGGGATCGACCCCAAGGGCGTCGGCACCCCGCAGGCCAAGCAGGCGGTGAAGGACGGGGTGGACCAGCTGGTCCTGACGACCACCACGGACGCCACCGTCGACAGTTACGGCCTGGTCTTCCTCGAAGACGACAAGAAGCTGCAGAACGCCGACAACGTGCTGCCCGTGGTCAACGCCAAGGACGCCGGTTCCGCCGACATAGCCGCCGCCCTGGACAAGATCACCAAGGTGCTGACCACAGCGGATCTCGCCGAACTCAACCGTAAGGTCGATGCCGAGCGGGCGAAGCCGGAGGACGTCGCCAAGGAGTATCTGGAGACGAAGGGGCTGCTCAACAAGTAG
- a CDS encoding sensor histidine kinase translates to MQRLYDFIRRHPTGVDTFWAVVLLGFSMLWVVAARSGTVEGHPLGYGLVAVLFSVVVALRRRAPEKMLVLAVVLGVAQLGFGLTPFMADFAMLVIIYTVAAHDGPRWASRLALAGGLSAATLSQLRWPMEEAGSTAALVFFTVIMTVPFALAWVLGDSLRTRRAYFAQLEDRASRLEQEREAQAKVAVAAERARIARELHDVVAHNVSVMVVQADGAAYVMDSSPETAKQALDTISTTGRQALAEMRRLLGILRTGEHQEAGEYVPQPDVKQIEDLVDQVRGAGLTVDFAIEGSPRPLPSGVELTAYRIVQEALTNTRKHGGPDVGASVRLVYFDDGLGLLVEDDGRGAPQEMYEDGGADGRGHGLIGMRERVGMVGGTLDAGPRPGGGFRISALLPLKPAH, encoded by the coding sequence GTGCAGCGCCTTTACGACTTCATCCGCAGACACCCGACGGGCGTCGACACCTTCTGGGCGGTCGTCCTCCTGGGGTTCTCCATGCTGTGGGTGGTGGCGGCCCGCTCGGGGACCGTGGAGGGCCATCCCCTCGGATACGGCCTCGTCGCCGTGTTGTTCTCCGTGGTCGTGGCCCTGCGCCGACGCGCCCCCGAGAAGATGCTGGTCCTCGCGGTCGTCCTCGGAGTGGCACAGCTCGGCTTCGGCCTGACGCCGTTCATGGCCGACTTCGCCATGCTCGTGATCATCTACACCGTCGCCGCGCACGACGGCCCCCGCTGGGCGTCCCGGCTCGCGCTGGCCGGCGGACTCTCCGCCGCGACGCTCTCGCAGCTGAGATGGCCCATGGAGGAGGCGGGGTCCACCGCGGCCCTGGTCTTCTTCACGGTCATCATGACCGTGCCGTTCGCGCTCGCCTGGGTCCTCGGCGACTCGCTCCGCACCCGCCGCGCCTACTTCGCGCAGCTGGAGGACCGGGCCTCCCGCCTGGAGCAGGAGCGCGAGGCCCAGGCCAAGGTCGCGGTCGCCGCCGAGCGGGCCCGGATCGCCCGCGAGCTGCACGACGTCGTCGCGCACAACGTGTCGGTGATGGTGGTGCAGGCCGACGGCGCCGCGTACGTCATGGACTCCTCCCCGGAGACCGCCAAGCAGGCGCTGGACACCATCTCCACCACGGGCCGGCAGGCGCTCGCCGAGATGCGCAGGCTGCTCGGCATCCTGCGGACCGGGGAGCACCAGGAGGCCGGGGAGTACGTGCCGCAGCCCGACGTGAAGCAGATCGAGGACCTGGTCGATCAGGTGCGGGGCGCCGGTCTGACCGTCGACTTCGCGATCGAGGGGAGCCCGCGCCCGCTGCCCAGCGGCGTGGAGCTCACCGCGTACCGGATCGTGCAGGAGGCCCTCACCAACACGCGCAAGCACGGCGGTCCCGACGTCGGGGCCAGCGTCCGGCTGGTGTACTTCGACGACGGCCTCGGACTGCTCGTCGAGGACGACGGCCGGGGCGCGCCGCAGGAGATGTACGAGGACGGGGGAGCCGACGGCCGCGGCCACGGTCTGATCGGCATGCGGGAGCGGGTCGGCATGGTCGGCGGCACGCTGGACGCGGGCCCGCGTCCCGGTGGAGGCTTCCGGATCAGCGCCCTGCTCCCTCTCAAGCCCGCTCACTGA
- a CDS encoding beta-eliminating lyase-related protein → MEPVDDVDTMAPADSADGNGDADGDADGEAARLYRAKLWGGAARKLWHTSVDGTVGTRLRELADWAEATGRAESPIDTYGNGTVEELEERVAAELGMPSAVFFPTGTMAQQVVLRCWAGRTGSPVVALHPLAHPEVHEGGALGAVSGLRTVHPTDAPRLPTAEEVRDHPEPFGTLMLELPLRDAGFVLPSWEELTAVVEAARERDAVVHFDGARLWECPTHFGRPLAEIAGLADSVYVSFYKSLGGHSGAVLAGPEDVMAEARVWRHRYGGQVFQQYPAALSALRGLDEELPRLPSYVAHARVVADAVREALTEAGTGWFRVHPEVPHTHQFQVWLPYEPEALTAASVAQAEATDTVLFRRWFTPGAGGPPGVAVTELTVTGAGLEWTAEDVRTAVRDFLTRLA, encoded by the coding sequence ATGGAACCTGTGGACGATGTGGACACCATGGCCCCGGCGGACTCCGCGGACGGGAACGGGGACGCCGACGGGGACGCGGACGGGGAAGCGGCCCGGCTGTACCGGGCGAAGCTCTGGGGCGGTGCCGCACGGAAGCTGTGGCACACCTCGGTGGACGGCACCGTCGGCACGCGCCTGCGTGAGCTCGCCGACTGGGCGGAGGCCACCGGCCGCGCCGAGAGCCCGATCGACACGTACGGGAACGGCACGGTCGAGGAGCTCGAGGAACGCGTCGCCGCGGAGCTCGGTATGCCCTCCGCCGTCTTCTTCCCCACCGGCACGATGGCCCAGCAGGTGGTGCTGCGCTGCTGGGCCGGACGGACCGGCAGCCCCGTCGTCGCCCTCCACCCGCTGGCCCACCCCGAGGTCCACGAGGGCGGGGCGCTCGGGGCCGTCTCCGGGCTCCGTACCGTCCACCCGACCGACGCGCCCCGCCTGCCGACGGCCGAGGAGGTACGGGACCACCCGGAGCCCTTCGGGACGCTGATGCTGGAGCTGCCGCTGCGGGACGCCGGCTTCGTGCTGCCGTCCTGGGAGGAGCTGACCGCGGTGGTGGAGGCGGCCCGCGAGCGGGACGCCGTGGTCCACTTCGACGGGGCGCGGCTCTGGGAGTGCCCGACGCATTTCGGCCGTCCGCTCGCGGAGATCGCGGGGCTCGCCGACAGCGTCTACGTCTCGTTCTACAAGTCGCTCGGCGGCCATTCCGGCGCCGTGCTCGCCGGACCCGAGGACGTCATGGCCGAGGCGCGGGTGTGGCGGCACCGGTACGGGGGCCAGGTCTTCCAGCAGTACCCGGCGGCGCTGTCCGCGCTCCGGGGCCTGGACGAGGAGCTGCCCCGGCTGCCCTCGTACGTGGCCCACGCGCGCGTGGTGGCCGACGCGGTCCGGGAGGCGCTCACGGAGGCGGGCACCGGGTGGTTCCGGGTCCACCCGGAGGTCCCGCACACCCACCAGTTCCAGGTCTGGCTGCCGTACGAGCCCGAGGCCCTGACCGCGGCGTCCGTCGCCCAGGCCGAGGCCACCGACACGGTCCTCTTCCGCCGCTGGTTCACCCCGGGCGCGGGCGGCCCGCCGGGGGTCGCCGTGACGGAACTGACGGTGACGGGAGCGGGCCTGGAGTGGACGGCGGAGGACGTGCGGACGGCGGTACGGGACTTCCTGACCCGGCTCGCGTAG
- a CDS encoding ATP-binding cassette domain-containing protein, whose protein sequence is MIRFEHVTKRYPDGTTAVDDLSFEVAEGELVTLVGPSGCGKTTTMMMVNRLVEPTSGRVLVDGEDVADVDPVALRRKIGYVIQQVGLFPHRTVLDNTATVPALLGWKKAAARARAAELLDLVGLDPAVYGSRYPAQLSGGQRQRVGVARALAADPPVLLMDEPFGAVDPVVRERLQNEFLALQATVRKTVLLVTHDIEEAVRMGDRMAVYGQGRIEQFDAPATVLGSPATPYVADFVGSDRGLKRLAVTPVTEADLEPVPAGGAAATDKPGSRDGAPAPVPLGTSLKDALAVLLQHDTGRLTVTGDDGRPIGVLTPEGVHRALRRASAPAPAS, encoded by the coding sequence ATGATCCGGTTCGAGCACGTGACCAAGCGGTATCCGGACGGCACCACCGCCGTCGACGACCTCTCCTTCGAGGTGGCGGAGGGCGAACTCGTCACCCTGGTCGGGCCGTCCGGCTGCGGCAAGACGACCACGATGATGATGGTGAACCGACTGGTCGAGCCGACCTCCGGCCGCGTCCTCGTCGACGGCGAGGACGTCGCCGACGTCGACCCCGTCGCCCTGCGCCGCAAGATCGGCTACGTCATCCAGCAGGTCGGGCTCTTCCCCCACCGCACGGTCCTCGACAACACCGCGACCGTCCCCGCCCTCCTCGGCTGGAAGAAGGCGGCGGCACGCGCGCGCGCGGCCGAACTCCTCGACCTCGTCGGCCTCGACCCGGCCGTCTACGGCTCCCGCTACCCCGCGCAGCTCTCCGGCGGTCAGCGTCAGCGCGTCGGCGTGGCCCGCGCGCTCGCCGCGGACCCGCCGGTCCTCCTCATGGACGAACCCTTCGGCGCCGTCGACCCGGTGGTCCGCGAGCGCCTCCAGAACGAGTTCCTGGCCCTCCAGGCCACCGTCCGCAAGACCGTCCTCCTCGTCACCCACGACATCGAGGAGGCCGTCCGCATGGGCGACCGCATGGCGGTCTACGGGCAGGGCCGCATCGAGCAGTTCGACGCGCCCGCGACCGTCCTCGGCTCCCCCGCCACCCCGTACGTCGCGGACTTCGTCGGCAGCGACCGCGGCCTGAAGCGGCTCGCGGTCACGCCCGTCACGGAGGCCGACCTCGAACCCGTACCGGCGGGAGGTGCCGCGGCGACGGACAAGCCCGGGAGCCGGGACGGCGCCCCCGCCCCCGTCCCGCTCGGGACCTCGCTCAAGGACGCCCTCGCCGTGCTGCTCCAGCACGACACGGGCCGGCTCACGGTCACCGGCGACGACGGCCGGCCGATCGGCGTCCTCACTCCGGAGGGCGTCCACCGTGCCCTGCGCCGGGCATCGGCCCCGGCCCCGGCTTCCTGA
- a CDS encoding ABC transporter permease produces the protein MSAPNCLVTNDWICGEYLRTRAQELTDATLQHVGITAVSVLIALAVAVPLALLVRADPRFAGPVLGLTTLLYTVPSLAMFSLLLPLFGLSSALVVTGLVLYALTILVRNTLAGLAAVPAETREAARGMGYGSLRLLWQVELPLALPVLMAGIRMATVSTIALTTVGSVVGRGGLGNLIEDALPTFFKAQMLAASVLCVLLAVVADLLLLGLQRLLTPWTRIRTAPGGG, from the coding sequence ATGAGCGCACCGAACTGTCTGGTCACGAACGACTGGATCTGCGGTGAGTATCTGCGCACGCGCGCCCAGGAGTTGACCGATGCCACGCTCCAGCATGTGGGAATCACGGCCGTGTCCGTGCTGATCGCGCTCGCCGTCGCGGTGCCGCTCGCGCTGCTCGTCCGGGCCGATCCGCGCTTCGCGGGACCCGTCCTCGGACTGACCACCCTGCTCTACACGGTGCCGTCGCTCGCCATGTTCTCCCTGCTGCTGCCCCTCTTCGGGCTCTCGTCGGCGCTCGTGGTGACCGGCCTCGTGCTGTACGCGCTGACGATCCTCGTACGGAACACGCTCGCGGGACTCGCCGCCGTGCCCGCCGAGACCCGGGAGGCCGCCCGGGGCATGGGGTACGGCTCGCTGCGCCTGCTGTGGCAGGTCGAACTGCCGCTGGCGCTCCCGGTGCTGATGGCGGGCATACGGATGGCGACGGTCTCCACGATCGCGCTGACGACGGTCGGTTCGGTCGTCGGCCGCGGCGGCCTCGGCAATCTCATCGAGGACGCGCTGCCCACCTTCTTCAAGGCGCAGATGCTCGCCGCCTCGGTGCTGTGCGTGCTGCTCGCCGTCGTCGCCGACCTGTTGCTCCTGGGACTCCAGCGGCTGCTCACGCCGTGGACCCGGATACGGACCGCGCCGGGAGGTGGGTGA
- a CDS encoding NADH-quinone oxidoreductase subunit D, which translates to MTETTVGIGGAAESTDMVLNIGPQHPSTHGVLRLRLVLDGEVVRQAEPVIGYMHRGAEKLFEARDYRQIIMLANRHDWLSAFSNELGVVMAVERMLGMEVPERAVWTRTLLAELNRVLNHLMFLGSYPLELGGITPVFHAFREREELQAVMEEVSGGRMHYMFNRVGGLKEDLPAGWLGRARQAVADVRSRMDVYDRLVLGNEIFRGRTRGVGVLSPAAVHAYGVSGPIARASGVDFDLRRDEPYLAYGELQDTLRVAVREEGDCLARFECLLEQTHNSLDLADACLDRMAELPPGPINQRLPKVLKAPEGHTYAWTENPLGVNGYYLVSKGEKTPYRLKLRSASFNNIQALVELLPGTLVADMVAILGSLFFVVGDIDK; encoded by the coding sequence ATGACGGAGACGACGGTCGGCATCGGCGGCGCGGCGGAGAGCACCGACATGGTGCTGAACATCGGGCCGCAGCATCCCTCGACCCACGGTGTGCTCCGGCTCCGGCTCGTGCTCGACGGCGAGGTCGTGCGGCAGGCCGAGCCGGTCATCGGCTATATGCACCGCGGTGCCGAGAAGCTCTTCGAGGCGCGGGACTACCGGCAGATCATCATGCTGGCCAACCGTCACGACTGGCTCTCCGCCTTCTCGAACGAGCTCGGCGTGGTCATGGCCGTCGAGCGGATGCTGGGCATGGAGGTCCCGGAGCGCGCGGTGTGGACCCGTACGCTCCTCGCCGAGCTGAACCGGGTCCTCAACCATTTGATGTTCCTCGGCTCGTACCCCCTCGAACTGGGCGGCATCACTCCGGTCTTCCACGCCTTCCGGGAGCGCGAAGAGCTCCAGGCCGTGATGGAGGAGGTCTCCGGCGGCCGGATGCACTACATGTTCAACCGGGTCGGGGGCCTCAAGGAGGACCTGCCCGCCGGCTGGCTGGGCCGGGCCCGCCAGGCCGTCGCCGACGTCCGCTCGCGGATGGACGTGTACGACCGGCTCGTCCTCGGCAACGAGATCTTCCGGGGCCGTACGCGGGGGGTCGGCGTGCTGTCCCCGGCGGCGGTCCACGCGTACGGGGTGTCGGGGCCCATCGCCCGTGCCTCGGGCGTCGACTTCGACCTGCGCCGCGACGAGCCGTACCTGGCCTACGGGGAGCTCCAGGACACCCTGCGGGTCGCGGTGCGCGAGGAGGGCGACTGCCTGGCCCGGTTCGAGTGCCTGCTGGAGCAGACGCACAACTCCCTGGACCTCGCGGACGCGTGCCTGGACCGGATGGCGGAGCTGCCGCCGGGGCCGATCAACCAGCGGCTGCCGAAGGTGCTCAAGGCGCCGGAGGGCCACACGTACGCGTGGACCGAGAATCCGCTGGGCGTCAACGGCTACTACCTGGTGTCCAAGGGGGAGAAGACCCCGTACCGGCTGAAGCTGCGCTCGGCGTCGTTCAACAACATCCAGGCGCTGGTGGAACTGCTGCCGGGGACGCTGGTCGCGGACATGGTGGCGATCCTGGGGTCGCTGTTCTTCGTCGTGGGCGACATCGACAAGTAG
- a CDS encoding AAA family ATPase → MLLWVNGPFGGGKTQTAYELRRRLPGSVVCDPEHIGFGLHRTLPPALRGDFQDLRAWRQGVHEVLDLALRRYGHGPVIVPMTLTDPAYFAEIVGRLRADHGADRVRHVALLAERETVLGRLAERGLGRGLKRESFAVAKLDECLERLAAPEFAHHLRTDRLTVPEVADRVAELAGLRPEPNTDGPLRHRLRRLRVGLSHIRFD, encoded by the coding sequence ATGCTGCTGTGGGTCAACGGTCCCTTCGGCGGGGGCAAGACGCAGACCGCGTACGAGCTCCGGCGCCGGCTGCCGGGCAGCGTGGTGTGCGACCCCGAGCACATCGGCTTCGGGCTGCACCGGACGCTGCCGCCCGCGCTCAGAGGCGACTTCCAGGACCTGCGGGCCTGGCGGCAGGGCGTGCACGAGGTGCTCGACCTGGCGCTGCGGCGGTACGGGCACGGCCCCGTGATCGTGCCGATGACGCTCACCGACCCGGCGTACTTCGCCGAGATCGTCGGCCGGCTGCGCGCGGACCACGGCGCGGACCGGGTGCGGCACGTCGCGCTGCTCGCCGAGCGGGAGACGGTCCTGGGGCGGCTGGCCGAGCGGGGCCTCGGACGGGGACTGAAGCGGGAGAGCTTCGCCGTGGCCAAGCTGGACGAGTGCCTGGAGCGCTTGGCGGCCCCGGAGTTCGCCCACCACCTCCGGACGGACCGGTTGACGGTCCCGGAGGTGGCCGACCGGGTCGCGGAGCTGGCCGGACTGCGGCCCGAGCCGAACACGGACGGGCCGTTGCGGCACCGGCTGCGGCGGCTCCGGGTGGGCCTCTCCCACATCCGCTTCGACTGA
- a CDS encoding response regulator transcription factor, with protein MSIRVMLVDDQVLLRTGFRMVLAAQPDMEVVAEAGDGVEALEVLRSTAVDVVLMDVRMPKLDGVETTRRICSQPDAPKVLILTTFDLDEYAFSGLKAGASGFMLKDVPPAELLGAIRSVHSGDAVVAPSTTRRLLDRFSPMLPSSGREPEHKELGRLTDREREVMMLVAQGLSNGEIAARLVLSEATVKTHVGRILTKLGLRDRVQVVVLAYETGLVRAGGGAAG; from the coding sequence ATGTCCATCCGCGTGATGCTTGTCGACGACCAGGTGCTGCTGCGCACCGGTTTCCGCATGGTGCTCGCCGCCCAGCCGGACATGGAGGTCGTGGCGGAGGCGGGCGACGGGGTCGAGGCGCTGGAGGTGCTGCGCTCGACGGCGGTCGACGTCGTGCTGATGGATGTGCGCATGCCCAAGCTGGACGGGGTGGAGACCACCCGGCGGATCTGCTCCCAGCCGGACGCGCCGAAGGTGCTGATCCTGACCACCTTCGACCTCGACGAGTACGCGTTCTCGGGGCTGAAGGCGGGTGCGAGCGGCTTCATGCTGAAGGACGTGCCGCCGGCGGAGCTGCTGGGCGCGATCCGTTCGGTGCACAGCGGCGACGCGGTGGTGGCGCCCTCGACCACCCGGCGGCTCCTCGACCGCTTCTCGCCGATGCTGCCGTCCTCGGGCCGGGAGCCCGAGCACAAGGAGCTGGGACGGCTCACGGACCGGGAGCGCGAGGTGATGATGCTGGTCGCGCAGGGCCTGTCGAACGGCGAGATCGCCGCCCGGCTCGTCCTCTCCGAGGCGACGGTGAAGACCCATGTGGGCCGCATCCTGACCAAGCTGGGCCTGCGCGACCGGGTCCAGGTCGTCGTCCTCGCGTACGAGACGGGCCTGGTCCGGGCGGGCGGCGGCGCGGCGGGCTGA
- a CDS encoding SAM-dependent methyltransferase yields MTDETCQWQGWRQATERALYGPGGFYLRPEGPAGHFRTSVHASPLFASAVARLLAEVAEELGTSEVDLVDVGAGRGELLTGVLTALGRGEGSPEGLTDGLTGGFTGGLTGGDGSPSGLTVRAYAVERAARPAGLDPRIEWTDRLPRGVRGLVFANEWLDNVPVDVAEADAEGTARYVEVRADGAERLGGPVSGADAEWLAHWWPLREPGTRAEIGRPRDEAWASTVASLAAGRAVAVDYAHVREARPPFGSLTGFRAGREVPPVPDGSCDVTAHVALDACGAAVGGEAGHGGLPVSEIVTQREALGRLGVSGGRPPLSLASTDPVAYVRALSSAGEAAELTARGGLGDFLWLTQRVPGGATKPPGQGGY; encoded by the coding sequence GTGACGGATGAGACGTGTCAGTGGCAGGGGTGGCGGCAGGCCACGGAACGGGCGTTGTACGGCCCCGGGGGCTTCTATCTGCGGCCCGAGGGGCCTGCGGGGCACTTCCGCACCTCGGTGCACGCCTCCCCGCTCTTCGCGTCGGCGGTGGCCCGGCTGCTCGCCGAGGTCGCGGAGGAGCTGGGAACGTCCGAGGTCGATCTCGTGGACGTGGGCGCGGGGCGGGGGGAGCTGCTCACGGGCGTCCTCACGGCGCTCGGGCGCGGCGAGGGCTCGCCCGAAGGCCTTACGGACGGTCTCACGGGCGGCTTTACGGGCGGTCTTACGGGCGGCGACGGCTCCCCGAGCGGTCTCACGGTGCGGGCGTACGCCGTCGAGCGTGCGGCGCGGCCCGCCGGGCTCGATCCCCGGATCGAGTGGACCGACCGGCTGCCCCGGGGCGTGCGGGGATTGGTCTTCGCGAACGAGTGGCTCGACAACGTGCCGGTGGACGTCGCCGAGGCGGACGCGGAGGGCACGGCCCGCTACGTGGAGGTCCGCGCGGACGGCGCGGAGCGGCTCGGCGGTCCCGTGTCCGGAGCGGACGCGGAGTGGCTGGCCCACTGGTGGCCCCTGCGGGAGCCGGGCACACGGGCCGAGATCGGCCGGCCGCGCGACGAGGCCTGGGCGTCGACGGTGGCCTCGCTGGCGGCGGGCCGCGCCGTGGCCGTGGACTACGCGCACGTACGGGAGGCCCGACCGCCCTTCGGCTCGCTGACCGGCTTCCGGGCGGGCCGCGAGGTCCCGCCGGTCCCGGACGGCAGCTGCGATGTGACGGCGCATGTGGCGCTGGACGCGTGCGGGGCGGCGGTCGGGGGCGAGGCCGGCCACGGTGGATTGCCGGTGTCCGAGATCGTCACGCAGCGGGAGGCTCTGGGCCGGCTCGGGGTGTCCGGCGGACGGCCGCCGCTCTCGCTCGCCTCGACCGATCCCGTCGCGTACGTCCGTGCCCTCTCCTCCGCCGGGGAGGCCGCCGAGCTCACCGCTCGCGGCGGTCTCGGCGACTTCCTCTGGCTGACCCAGCGGGTTCCGGGCGGGGCTACGAAGCCTCCGGGCCAGGGGGGATACTGA
- a CDS encoding DUF5937 family protein, translating into MSVTIDITGLPHERITFCPSPLAELGNALHALAEPAHHARLHAWTTATSAAMKPELADRLHEADFMWRSARSDFLLPARPRETLAEELDDLDRLDDEKYVGAALEISCSSRYSEGIPSPLVDEQSRRRALDLATARGPRQAAFVERMLAEPAATRAWIRRLLEDCDDAFFADTWRRVRVQLAADARHKTELLRRKGLAEALTAASPALALEDGPHGTRIVVDKLVHGRTEAQGSAVTLVPTAFGWPHLFATSAPGWQPVIQYPAATRDVGGVEPVETVKLRLEAIAHPMRMRLCRNLARGSYSTSELADAYGITAPEVSRHLSVLKKAGLLTTQRRGRYVLHQLDFSVVARLGSDFLESVLR; encoded by the coding sequence GTGAGCGTGACCATCGACATCACCGGACTGCCGCACGAGCGGATCACCTTCTGCCCCTCGCCGCTGGCGGAGCTCGGCAACGCCCTGCACGCCCTCGCCGAGCCCGCCCATCACGCCCGGCTGCACGCCTGGACGACCGCCACCTCCGCCGCCATGAAGCCCGAACTCGCGGACCGGCTGCACGAGGCCGACTTCATGTGGCGGTCCGCCCGCTCCGACTTCCTGCTGCCCGCCCGGCCGCGCGAGACCCTCGCCGAGGAGCTGGACGACCTCGACCGCCTGGACGACGAGAAGTACGTCGGCGCGGCCCTGGAGATCTCCTGCAGCAGCCGCTACTCCGAGGGCATCCCGTCCCCGCTGGTCGACGAGCAGTCCCGCCGCCGCGCCCTGGACCTGGCCACCGCGCGGGGGCCGCGCCAGGCGGCGTTCGTGGAGCGGATGCTGGCCGAACCGGCCGCCACGCGCGCGTGGATCCGCCGGCTTCTGGAGGACTGCGACGACGCGTTCTTCGCCGACACCTGGCGCCGGGTCCGCGTCCAGCTCGCCGCCGACGCCCGCCACAAGACCGAGCTGCTGCGCCGCAAGGGCCTGGCCGAGGCCCTGACGGCCGCCTCGCCCGCGCTCGCCCTGGAGGACGGGCCGCACGGCACCCGGATCGTCGTCGACAAGCTGGTGCACGGCCGGACGGAGGCGCAGGGCTCCGCCGTGACGCTGGTGCCGACGGCCTTCGGCTGGCCCCACCTCTTCGCCACGAGTGCCCCCGGCTGGCAGCCGGTCATCCAGTACCCGGCCGCCACCCGTGACGTCGGCGGCGTCGAGCCCGTCGAGACGGTCAAACTCCGCCTGGAGGCCATCGCCCACCCGATGCGGATGCGGCTGTGCCGCAACCTGGCGCGCGGCTCGTACTCCACGAGCGAGCTGGCCGACGCGTACGGCATCACCGCACCCGAGGTCTCCCGCCACCTCTCCGTCCTGAAGAAGGCGGGCCTGCTCACCACGCAGCGGCGTGGCCGGTACGTGCTGCACCAGCTCGACTTCTCCGTCGTCGCCCGCCTCGGCAGCGACTTCCTGGAGAGCGTGCTGCGATAG